The genomic region ATAAGTTTGTACTAACTAAAGGAGGAATGTTTGTAGGGAAGGGTTACCTTGCTGATGGATTATTCAAACTAAATGTACTTGCTAATACtatgaatgaaataaataatgttTTTGCTTATATTGTTGATTCGTCTAATTTATGGCACTCTAGATTAGGACATGTAAATTTTCGTTCTCTTTTTAGAATGCATAATTTAGGTTTGCTGCCCAAAATTGATTATCTAGATAATGTTAAATGTGAGACTTGTACAGAATCGAAATTTGCAAGTTAAAGCTTTAAATCAATGCATGAAAAATCCAATGATTTATTAGATTTAATTCATAGTGACTTGTGTGATTTTAGATCATATCCAACTCGTGGTGGAAAGAACTATTATGTAACATTTATAGATGATTTTAGTAAGTATtgttatgtttatttacttCATAGTAAAGATGAGACCTTGGATATGTTTAAGACATATAAGGCAGACATTGAGAATCAACTTAACAAGAAGATTAAAGTCTTAAGGTCCGATAGGGGAGGATAATATGAGTCTCATGCCTTTGCTGAATTTTGTGCCACACATGGCATAATTCATCAAACAACAGCCCCTTATACATTGCAACAAAACGGTGTTGCCGAACGGAAAAATAAGACTTTTAAAGACATGATCAATTCTATGTTGAATAGCTCTAGGCTTCCACACAATTTGTGGGGTGAAGCTTTACTTACTGCAAAAAAATTTTTGAAGCGAATTCCACCTAAAACGAGAAAGGAGTCACCATATGAATTATGGAAAGGAAGAACCCTAACGTTTAAATTGCTTAAAGTGTGGGGTTGCCTGGCAAAAGTACAAGTCCCATTGCCAAAGAGAACAAAATTAGGGCCTAAAActatagattgtgtttttattggttttgcatCTAATAGTTCAGCTTATAGATTCTTACTTTTTCATTCTAAAGTAAGTGATATACATGTCAATACTATTATAGAATCTATAAATACAATATTTTTTGAGGATATATTTCCATACAAAATAGGCAAGTCTAATTTGTTGAAAAAGAGATTACATGATGATGTATCTGAGGTTAATGACTAACCTAGAGAACATGATGATGGTTCATCCTCGTCTAGAGTTCAAAAAGAACTTGAACCTAGAAGgagtaaaaggacaaaaattcgAAAGGACTTTGGGCCTGATTTTGTGACCTTATTAACCGAGACAGAACCTCAATCATTCAAGGAGGCCATGTCCACTCCTAAAGCTCCATTTTGGAAGGATGCAGTTAACAGTGAAATAGATTCCATTATGCAAAATCATACATGGGAATTAGTCGATTTGCCCCCTCGCAATAAGCCAATTGGGTACAAATGGATctttaagaagaaattaaaacctGATGGTACAATTGAGACATATAAGGCTCGTTTGGTAGCTAAAGGATACCGTCAAAAACATGGTTTGGATTTCTTAGATACATACTCGCTTGTAACGAGAATTACGTCAATAAGACTGTTGATTGCTATAGTTGCACTCCATAACATGgaaatacatcaaatggatgtaaagacTGCGTTCTTAAATGGAGACTTAGATgaggaaatatatatggaacaaCCCAAGGGGTTTGTGGTTAAAGGTCAAGAACACAAAGTTTGTAAACTTGTGAAATCACTATATGGGCTTAAACAAGCTCCAAAGCAATGGCATGAAAAATTTGACCATATTATGATCACACACGGTTTTAAGATAAATGAGTGTGATAAGTGTGTctacacaaaaactcaaaataatgctttcgttatgttgtgtttatatgtagatgatatgcttataatgggaactaacaaagagataataaattggaccaagaagatattgaaatcaagtttcgatatgaaagatcttggatTAGCTAATGTGATTcttggtttaaaaataaaaagaaaacaagaaggaTATATTCTTACACAGTCCCATTATATAGAAGCTACAATTAGAAAATATGGTAATTTGGAAAGTAAAGATGCAATTACTTGTTTTGATGCCAATAACAAACTTAAGAAGAATAGAGGAGATGCTATATCTCAACATGAATACTCACAAGTTATTAGAAGCCTTATGTACATAATGAACTGTACAAGGCCTGATATAGCATACTTAGTGAGTAGACTAAGTAGATATACATGCAATCCTGGGCATGATCATTAGGAAGCTTTAATTCGAGTATTGAGATACTTAAAGTATACAATGAATTATGGATTGCATTATACAAGGTATCCTCCTGTGCTTGAAGGATTTACTGATGCGAATTGGATATCGGATAGTACTGATACGAAatccacaagtggatatgtatttACTTTAGGAGGAGCAACAATATCTTCGAAATCTTCCAAACAAACATGTATAGCCCGATCAACTATGGAATTGGAATTTATCGCTCTCGATATGTTTGGAGGAAAAGCTGAGTGGCTAAGAGATTTTTTGGAAGATGTTCCCATATGGCCTAAACCTGTAACAGCCATATGTATACACTGTGATAGTTTAGTTGCACAATATCGAGCTAAAAATAGTGTATACAATGGGAAGTCTAGACAAATTAGACGAAGGCATAATACTATAAAACAATGGCTCTCTAGTGGTGTAATCTCTATTGACTATGTTAAGTCAAAAGATAATATTGCAGATTCGCTCACTAAAGGTTTATCTAGAGAGCAAGTTAAACATACATCGAGGGAAATGGATTTAAAGCCAATAGTGTAAAATGAAACTGCCAAACGGAAACCTAACCTAGTTGATTGAAGATCCTATGGTCCAGGTTTaataggcaaactggtttgGCTAGATTCAAGAAGAAACACACTTACATACCCATTCTTATGATGGAAGAAGTGTGGTGACTACTGATGGTGTCAGATACATTAGTTTAATGATATTGATACTTGTAAATCAAGTGGAATAGTAGAAGcctattcttaatcaatatcaCCTATATGAGAGTAAATGTGGGGTCGCATTTATGAGAATTACATGGCTAcattctctaaagctctcatgaatccAGGATTTGTCCatgaccaaaatgaacacaaacgTATGAATTTGCAATGTGTTGGTGTGACAAATGTTTTgcttattgtcttggtttactgGGAGATGAACAATTTAAGATTTTATATTCACTGCGTCATCTagtaaatccgataagtatatactaaggtaggttcaagtccaaaagacatcTCCCCTGATATGTGTCGCATCTATTGTTTACTCTCATTTTCACCTTACCCTAGGACCTAATAGTTGGCtcaaaatgtggggtattgatGGATTTTTGAGCTCCCATTGTCCCACATCGGGAAACAACAATTTGTCAAAGGCCTTTATATAGGTCAAgtcctttttatttttgattagGTGTTGAACCATTTGGAATGAGGATTGAGGGACCATTTGGAATGAGGATTGAGGTTTGGGCCACtaattgtgtggattaggcttgatgattatactataatattaatattaattaatcaagacaagggccttgagccttggggccaaggaattaaaattactttgatcaattagttttaatttcgaattaagtttttaattaaattaattaaaaacgttttgattaatagacacaactctttggaaagagttgtatagcttcagatacatccaaaaggtgtttgaagaggtatgaaagagcctatataactggagtcctTAGTTCcatcaaaaatcattttttcttcctccttgtcttccgtacaaaatttcagagagtaaacacataaggcaattcgctagagttctataatcagtgtgggttgtagaattaggtagttgtatcctggtcgagcagacatTGTAGAACCACAAACACAAGAGTGTGACGGAAATACTATTTGAAGGACATAGCTtttgcgctagcctctaccttcaattcattcaagttagtatcattttaattttttgtaattattgtgtaCTTGCATTTTGTATTGCAgtatttttgaataataaaatataagtaTTTCGGTTctatatttctgttattttgttGTTTCTAAATTGCTCTCCAACAGTTATTACTTAGGAAATCAACATCTTGGTGGGGTTCGTAGTCTATATGGTTAAGAGAATTTATAATACTCCCAAACATGGCTAGTTAGTAGACTGAGATCTTGGTTGTTAAAAAACGTAGAAAGAATCGCTCCAATAACTAAGACCGTCTGTGTTCACGTGACTGATCCTCCTCTATAGAAGCATTGAAATTTTACAGCTCACTTGGTAATATCTTCTCCCTACCATCCAATTGAAAAGGGTAGGCATGAAACTTCAGATAAATTCAATCCCCTGACTGAAATTGAGTTTATGAATTTGGGGTGACTGAGAGGAAGCTTACTAGTTAGGAAAAGCTCGGTAAAGGTGAGAGGAGGGTGTCCTGGACCTGTGTGGACGTGGATGGATATGATGGAGCCGGTGGCCAAATCTACGACGAACTCATCGTTTTCTCTGACTTCAATGGGACAACTGAATCTTCCTGGACTTTAATTTTGCAGGTCCTTGCATTTCACTAGTCCTTTGCGTTGCACTCATATTTAATTGCAGCTGCTTTGCTTTGCTTCTGAGTCTTTGTTTATTAAGTGAGGAGGCACCATGAATCATCATTGTACACATTTGTCTTTGCAACTGTTTTCTCTTAAATAAGTCACATGTTACAAGTTTAATAATAAGTGTGTCGATGCCTATAAAGATTTAACAATAATAGATTATTGTATTTAAATTACTTATAccatgaagaaggaaaaattaTGCAGAGATAAACGTTCTTAATTAGCACTTGAACAAGAAGCCACTTACATACTCATGTTCAGTATTGTAACTAGAATCACACACATTTTTTCTCCTCTTACACACCCCTCCTTATTTCTAGTCATATGATTGAATAAACCAAATGGCAACAATTGACTTGGAGTGTGTACGAAGAGAAAAAGAGTGTGATTATCATTTctcttaattaaatttcaacgTACTTCTAATAAAAACGCTATTAGGATAAGTACTTACAAACAAAAGTGCTTCTTACAAGACGTTAGTTCAGTACTAGGAAATTTCTTTCACAAGGCAAACCCTTCAAGGAAATTTCTTATAGAATTTCTAGCCTAGAATACCAAATGAACTATACAGGGCTGTCTTCAATGGCTTAATTAACAATTTCTTAGCCTTCCATTCTCAGCctctcccattttttttttctttttttggggtatttttcttgcattaagagcaaacaaaattaattgagTTTACTCAATAATTAAGAAATTGTATGATTATCAGTACAGCATGACATGCAGTCATTGTTAAAAATGTATGGAATTTCGTTCAAAGTGGTACCTCCTCCTACACTAGGAAATGTACAAGGAGTATAAACAGAGTGAAACACTGGGATGTTCATTTTCCTTCAAGCAGAGTTTCTTCCTGTGACAATGCTGAAGCTGGATGAGCAATTTGAACCCCTCACATATTGGATTGCTTTCGAAGAAATTGCTCGGCCGGAGCTCAAACTGGCCGCTGATCGTTAGCATTATGGGAAAATCTTCTTGGTATGGCACATGATGAAAACCCATGGTGTACCATAACACAATGTCTTTATTTTCAATGTCCCTATCCCTGAAACAATGAAATTAATCTAAACATCATGGTAAATTTCACTACTTAAcctataataataaaaaaattagggtaAACGATTAATTAGTAGCTACCTACTGCTCCATGTAGCCAAGGTATCATCCCCCCTGCTTTGATCAGCATATAGTCCCCCTGCCCATTTTTCTGATTTGTTATATGGTGTAACCCACACATTGTACTTAGTGAAGCCTCCTAGGATTTGTGTATAATTCTTGTTGGGGTTCACAACCACCAGATCAGCAGCAATGGAGCCAAGCTTGATCTTTGCATCAGACTCCGTTTTAGCCGTCTCGCTGACTACCTTCCAGTAACCCTTCCTGGGTGACTTTGGGTCACCCGCTCTGGTTGTTTGCAACTTGACAAAGGAGTTGGCTTCACCATCAAGATCAAGGTGACAGGTAAGAAAGTGATCATGGTTGACAGCCACTCTATTTTCTGTTACAAGAGTACCGTACACTTCCTCCTCTATTTGTTTGTGTGTTAGTGTACTCTGTTCCCTTCACTTCCAAACAACCAGTTAGCCCCACCTGCAACAAGGATGAAATTTTAGGTGTAACCAGTTGTTTTACAGATTGTAACTATTTGTTTGTATATCTAGTCATAGGATGAGACATGGAACGGAGCCAAAAAAATTTCCAAGTTAGCTactttgaaaaatatataaggtTTCGCAAAGAATAATGCTAGCATATCCAACATATTAGCGATCACATTAACAGCAGAAGTACACTTTTAATATAGCTAGACATGAAATATTATGTTTCTTATTAAAAACACATCACAAATGTCACGTTATATGGTAAAAAAATGATATATCTTATTTTAGTATTATAGTCGTAATTGCTCACTGTTGACACCATCCTTAGCACTAAGCTCAATTCTGGCCTAACCTCGCTTATCTGCAACACCACTATCAATGTCAACTAAATCAAGCAAACCTCTTCCAACTTAATAAATCAAACACGTACCACTATTGCAACCGTGGGTTAAGCTATTTACTAGGGCAATTCACATCCCTATGTTGCACTTAAATAACAACCAAGCCATATccctctcacacttgagttcaaAAATTTGAGCTAGGGAGTAACACTTACCCCTTTCTTTGATATGGTAGACTCGGTGTGGCGCCACATTATGTCTCCATCATGTCGCTCAAAAATGCAAATAACTTTGgactttttatttggttttccaTCTAGTCCAGCAACATAAGCGTCCATGAATTTTGCATTTGCTGGGCAGTCCCTAAGTGGCTCAAGTGACACTGCAGATTGGCCAAAACCAAATTCACCTGCATCAAGAAATGTCCTGGAGTACCATTCTTCGGTTAGGTCCATGTACGGCACAAACAGCTCTGAGATCAAGGCTCTGTATAGCACGCGACGAAATTTCTTGGTATCAGCCAGTAACAATCGTCC from Pyrus communis chromosome 4, drPyrComm1.1, whole genome shotgun sequence harbors:
- the LOC137732704 gene encoding amine oxidase [copper-containing] alpha 2, peroxisomal-like, with amino-acid sequence MVLARVVARVIQEGKRGRLLLADTKKFRRVLYRALISELFVPYMDLTEEWYSRTFLDAGEFGFGQSAVSLEPLRDCPANAKFMDAYVAGLDGKPNKKSKVICIFERHDGDIMWRHTESTISKKGISEVRPELSLVLRMVSTVGLTGCLEVKGTEYTNTQTNRGGSVRYSSNSFVKLQTTRAGDPKSPRKGYWKVVSETAKTESDAKIKLGSIAADLVVVNPNKNYTQILGGFTKYNVWVTPYNKSEKWAGGLYADQSRGDDTLATWSSR